From a single Cryptococcus neoformans var. neoformans B-3501A chromosome 3, whole genome shotgun sequence genomic region:
- a CDS encoding hypothetical protein (Match to ESTs gb|CF194918.1|CF194918, gb|CF191229.1|CF191229, gb|CF185971.1|CF185971; HMMPfam hit to adh_short, short chain dehydrogenase, score: 158.8, E(): 1.2e-44), producing MSDGEHALAKTVFGSDRLSASKLFNVDGWVVLVTGGGTGLGLITAGALAENGAKVYITGRRLEPLEEAAKTAAPKGGKGTIIPLQADMSKKEDIDKVKETIISKEKWLNALINNHGVAITPPKIDEAEQTAEGLSKFMYDEEKFDNWLDAYRINTASYYFTSFAFLPLLAAAKSVGNYSEPGNIINVASVSGVAVTSQGGQFSYNSSKGATIALTRMLATELARRELGIRVNMICPGYFPSGMTGYTEDDTQPSKEFKDKMGTPLGRTGNAIDYAQTVFSLLSNQYITGRELVVDGGYLLNQI from the exons ATGAGCGACGGTGAACACGCACTAGCTAAAACTGTTTTCGGCTCCGACCGACTGTCTGCCTCCAAGCTTTTCAACGTTGATGGCTGGGTCGTCCTGG TAACCGGTGGTGGTACTGGCCTCGGTCTCATCACAGCGGGTGCATTGGCTGAAAATGGCGCCAAAGTATACATTACTGGTCGAAGATTAGAGCCTCTCGAGGAAGCTGCGAAGACTGCGGCGCCTAAGGGAGGTAAGGGGACGATTATTCCACTCCAAGCCGACatgagcaagaaggaggatatcGACA AGGTAAAGGAGACTATCATTTCGAAGGAAAAGTGGTTGAATGCTCTCATCAACA ACCACGGCGTTGCAATCACTCCCCCGAAGATTGACGAGGCCGAGCAGACTGCCGAGGGATTGTCAAAGTTCATgtatgatgaagagaagtTTGACAACTG GCTTGATGCCTACCGAATCAACACCGCCTCATATTACTTTActtccttcgccttccttcctctcttggCTGCTGCTAAGAGCGTTGGTAACTATTCTGAGCCTGGTAACATCATCAACGTTGCTTCCGTCAGTGGAGTGGCCGTTACCTCTCAAGGAGGTCAATTCAGCTACAACTCGAGCAA AGGTGCTACTATCGCTCTCACTCGTATGTTGGCTACGGAATTGGCTCGACGAGAGCTAGGAATTCGAGTCAATATGATCTGCCCTGGCTATTTCCCTTCG GGAATGACGGGGTATACCGAGGATGACACCCAGCCCAGCAAGGAGTTCAAAGACAAGATGGGCACGCCATTGGGTAGGACTGGAAATGCAATTGACTATGCCCAAACAGTCTTTAGCCTTCTTTCT AATCAATACATCACTGGAAGAGAGCTGGTCGTCGATGGCGGTTATCTGCTTAATCAGA TCTAA
- a CDS encoding 40S ribosomal protein S12 (Match to ESTs gb|CF194489.1|CF194489, gb|CF194488.1|CF194488, gb|CF194295.1|CF194295; HMMPfam hit to Ribosomal_L7Ae, Ribosomal protein L7Ae/L30e/S12e/Gadd45 family, score: 123.9, E(): 3.7e-34), with product MSDAGSETASNHPEVEAQEVEVAAPSGPMSVEDALEQVIKTALVHDGLARGLRECAKALDKKEAHLCVLVETVTEAEYLKLIEALCTEHGIQLIKVSDAKVLGQWAGLAKIDREGKPRKVVGCSCVVITNYGEDSAALQVLLEYFKTR from the exons ATGTCTGACGCTGGATCTGAAACCGCTTCCAACCACCCCGAAGTCGAGGCCCAAGAGGTCGAGGTCGCCGCCCCTTCCGGCCCCATGTCTGTCGAGGACGCTCTCGAGCAGGTCATCAAGACCGCTCTCGTCCACGACGGTCTTGCCAGGGGTTTGAGGGAGTGCGCCAAGGCTCttgacaagaaggaggctCACCTCTGTGTCCTCGTCGAGACTGTCACCGAGG CCGAGTacctcaagctcatcgAGGCTCTCTGCACTGAGCACGGTATCCAGCTCATCAAGGTCTCTGACGCCAAGGTCCTTGGTCAGTGGGCCGGTCTCGCCAAGATTGACCGTGAGGGCAAGCCCCGAAAGGTCGTTGGCTGCTCTTGCGTTGTCATCACCAACTACGGTGAGGACTCTGCCGCTCTCCAGGTCCTCCTTGAGT ACTTCAAGACCCGCTAA
- a CDS encoding hypothetical protein (HMMPfam hit to Prenyltrans, Prenyltransferase and squalene oxidase repeat, score: 119.0, E(): 1.1e-32), whose product MHPHQATFKRNAHVNYFVRCLTALPTAAEGHDSNRVTIAYFCLCALDVLNALGEKTTERQRAEWAEWIWSLQNPTTSPAHLPSTYTALLCLALLRAPLDRLNIPGLLCFLKSCQAEDGSFSPLQAEPYLLEGFQSDARMAYIASVISHIIQDPSGINMPKLKDWIRTCRTWEGGYASRPGGIEAQGGTTYCSLAALSLMSDFDKSPSPLNDRIFQTDTLRWLVSRQLGGFQGRPGKLEDVCYSFWCGGALSLTPGKVLGRDDLIDHDANKSFLLSAQSPLGGFGKEPDDYPDPYHSYLALAALSLSLNRFGEDKESNFRLKALNVRWNVSTETAEWLQTEVTRVKELERS is encoded by the exons ATGCACCCACACCAGGCCACCTTCAAGCGCAACGCACATGTCAACTACTTTGTGCGTTGCCTCACGGCCCTTCCTACAGCTGCTGAAGGACACGATTCAAATCG TGTGACCATCGCCTACTTTTGCTTATGTGCCCTTGACGTCTTGAATGCGTtgggagagaagacaaCAGAAAGGCAGCGTGCAGAATGGGCCGAATGGATATGGTCTCTTCAA AACCCCACCACATCGCCGGCTCATCTCCCTTCAACTTATACCGCCCTCTTGTGTCTAGCTCTTCTTAGAGCACCGTTAGATCGACTGAACATTCCTGGACTATTATGCTTTCTAAAGTCATGTcaagcagaagatggaTC GTTCTCGCCTCTTCAGGCCGAACCATACCTTTTGGAAGGCTTTCAGTCTGACGCTCGCATGGCCTACATAGCAAGTGTTATATCCCACATAATACAGGACCCTTCGGGCATAAATATGCCTAAACTGAAAGACTGGATCCGGACATGCAGA ACCTGGGAGGGCGGCTACGCTTCCAGACCTGGAGGGATTGAGGCCCAGG GCGGGACGACCTATTGCTCTCTGGCAGCCCTTTCCCTCATGTCCGACTTTGATAAATCCCCATCACCTTTGAACGACCGAATCTTTCAAACTGATACCTTGCGGTGGCTGGTCTCTAGACAGCTGGGAGGCTTCCAAGGGCGACCGGGGAAGCTCGAAGATGTCTGTTATTCATTCTGGTGTGGAGGGGCTCTTTCC CTGACGCCTGGAAAGGTTTTGGGCCGAGACGACCTGATTGATCATGATGCCAATAAGTCGTTTCTTCTATCGGCGCAGTCGCCTTTGGGCGGCTTCGGAAAGGAGCCAGACGACTATCCGGATCCTTACCACTCTTaccttgctcttgctgcACTTTCATTATCACTGAATCGCTTCGGCGAGGACAAAGAAAGCAACTTTCGTTTGAAAGCACTCAATGTGAGATGGAATGTCAGCACTGAAACTGCAGAATGGCTGCAGACAGAGGTCACTAGGGTCAAGGAACTAGAACGATCATGA
- a CDS encoding hypothetical protein (Match to ESTs gb|CF190112.1|CF190112, gb|CF188513.1|CF188513, gb|CF187200.1|CF187200), translated as MPAIDPHYLWALGHFTVLFSTAYIIFQTVLFRGTPVKTYRLAYSGALLSYFIVVYKSLGRPQLSQPWLRRALVDENCQYALLALFWWISKPVNLTVLPFATFSLFHCLTFLRTNVIPKLVPPPPKPAAGAAPGATASGASAPQPARPPALLDNVSRRIQVWVKTNYDTAMRFVAYAEIFITLRLFAGVLTFRTSFITALFMIHFVRFRYHASPFTRSAVQDITARIDAFVAGKGAGVQNAWATVKRFVVSWGGMPLLPNEGRNGAQGPAAQAQQAARG; from the exons ATGCCAGCCATAGACCCCCATTACCTCTGGGCCCTCGGCCACTTCACagtcctcttctccacag CCTATATTATTTTCCAGACAGTCCTCTTCCGTGGAACTCCTGTCAAGACGTACAGACTCGCATACTCGGGTGCACTCCTCTCCTATTTCATCGTAGTCTATAAATCTTTAGGCCGTCCCCAACTGTCCCAACCATGGCTCAGGAGGGCTTTGGTCGACGAGAACTGCCAGTACGCGCTCCTGGCTCTCTTCTGGTGGATTTCCAAGCCCGTGAACT TGACTGTACTTCCCTTTGcgaccttttccttgttcCACTGCTTGACATTCTTGCGAACCAACGTTATTCCAAAGCTCGTCCC TCCTCCCCCAAAACCCGCCGCGGGCGCCGCCCCTGGAGCCACCGCATCCGGCGCTTCTGCGCCTCAGCCTGCTCGACCCCCAGCGCTTCTCGACAACGTTTCTCGCAGGATCCAGGTTTGGGTTAAGACCAACTATGATACTGCCATGCGCTTTGTCGCTTATGCCGAAATCTTTATCACCCTTCGCTTATTTGCCGGTGTTTTGAC TTTCCGCACTTCTTTCATCACTGCGCTGTTCATGATCCACTTTGTCCGATTTCGATATCACGCTTCTCCCTTTACCCGTTCTGCCGTGCAAGACATTACCGCTCGCATCGACGCATTTGTTGCCGGTAAGGGTGCCGGTGTCCAGAACGCTTGGGCAACAGTCAAGCGGTTCGTAGTTAGCTGGGGCGGCATGCCGCTTTTGCCAAATGAAGGACGCAACGGTGCCCAGGGTCCCGCGGCTCAGGCTCAACAGGCTGCAAGGGGTTAA
- a CDS encoding hypothetical protein (HMMPfam hit to adh_short, short chain dehydrogenase, score: 108.1, E(): 2.1e-29), with protein sequence MSSSHSLARSVFGTDALTVNKLFDVSGWVAIVTGGGTGLGLITAGALAQNGCKVYITGRRLEPLQEAAKTAAPSQGPGSIVPVQADMSTKEGIAKLKDVIESNEKWINILINNHGVSLPAPQINEAEQTPEGLSKKMFEDETFESWTDGYRINTASYYFTSFAFLPLLSAAKTVGNFPEPGNIVNLSSISGITKTSQRGQFSYNANKAATISLSHQLATEFARRDIGVRVNVVCPGYFPSGMTPVDNKYHSAANAEFKQKWGTPLARPGNAVDYAQCIFGLVTNQYVTGAELIIDGGWLLAQPF encoded by the exons ATGAGCAGCAGCCATTCTCTCGCCAGGTCGGTCTTCGGCACAGATGCCCTTACCgtcaacaagctcttcgaTGTCAGCGGCTGGGTTGCCATCG TGACTGGAGGTGGAACGGGTCTCGGATTGATCACCGCCGGTGCTCTTGCGCAGAATGGTTGCAAGGTGTACATTACCGGTCGACGACTCGAGCCCCTTCAGGAAGCAGCCAAGACGGCCGCCCCATCCCAGGGCCCAGGCAGCATTGTTCCTGTACAGGCAGACATGAGCACCAAAGAGGGAATCGCTA AGCTCAAGGATGTGATTGAATCTAATGAAAAATGGATCAACATCCTGATCAATA ATCATGGGGTGTCACTCCCAGCTCCCCAAATCAATGAGGCTGAGCAAACTCCTGAGGGATTGTCCAAAAAAATGTTTGAGGACGAAACCTTTGAGAGCTG GACGGATGGCTACCGAATCAACACTGCTTCCTATTACTTTActtccttcgccttccttccattgcTATCTGCTGCCAAGACGGTGGGAAACTTTCCCGAACCAGGTAACATTGTGAACCTGTCGTCCATAAGTGGTATCACCAAGACTTCGCAGAGGGGACAGTTTAGTTACAATGCCAACAA AGCCGCAaccatctccctctctcacCAACTGGCTACGGAATTCGCTCGCCGAGACATTGGTGTTCGAGTCAATGTGGTGTGTCCTGGTTACTTCCCTTCG GGTATGACACCGGTGGATAACAAATACCACAGCGCTGCGAATGCCGAGTTCAAACAAAAGTGGGGTACGCCCCTCGCTCGCCCGGGTAACGCGGTGGACTACGCTCAGTGTATATTTGGCCTTGTCACT AATCAATACGTCACTGGTGCTGAGCTGATTATTGACGGCGGATGGCTACTTGCCCAGC CTTTCTGA
- a CDS encoding hypothetical protein (Match to EST gb|CF188124.1|CF188124), translating to MRLSQVNKILLGSCIVVVPLSFYGGLAIKEYYLSKELEKVDDSRPPPHERAMRARIVQLEQERQELLKEGQNLDIKIRDIRKRMTEA from the exons ATGCGACTATCACAAGTCAATAAAATTCTCTTGGGCTCCTGCATAGTGGTTGTGCCTC TCTCCTTCTACGGCGGTCTTGCAATTAAGGAATATTATCTCTCAAAGGAGCTTGAAAAAGTAGACGACAGCCGACCACCTCCGCACGAACGAGCCATGCGCGCGAGGATCGTACA ATTGGAGCAAGAACGCCAAGAGCTTCTGAAAGAAGGTCAAAATCTGGATATAAAAATTCGCGACATTCGGAAACGTATGACGGAGGCGTGA